One Setaria viridis chromosome 5, Setaria_viridis_v4.0, whole genome shotgun sequence genomic region harbors:
- the LOC140222709 gene encoding LEAF RUST 10 DISEASE-RESISTANCEUS RECEPTOR-LIKE PROTEIN KINASE-like 2.1, whose product MMPLERSPLHVLLFIFSSLAATAAATERIPNATTPSPCPSYRCGHAVDIRYPFWIDGGNASSGSHCGYPSLRLECRRETPVLRLPSGDYAVTHILYSDRTVSLFDLGVFSLSNTCPLVGRNLSLPSDSPLSLTARDANLTFFVHCSFVGIPAHLVACLEGDGRHHSYVFRDGDELTPHGYAGLCQDVIGMPVLRRSLLGAGGSSSPLDAVVPALNMGFELSWRPETEGECGQCERAGGLCGRRRGSEHGPWTFACFRAAATPAWIAPKSPSAHSFLLFYLRRLFCSVAFRFFFFFLERCCVSFSGFL is encoded by the coding sequence ATGATGCCACTAGAACGCTCTCCTCTGCACGTCTTGCTCTTCATCTTCTccagcctcgccgccaccgccgcggcgacggAACGGATCCCGAACGCcacgacgccgtcgccgtgccCGTCCTACCGGTGCGGCCACGCCGTGGACATCCGGTACCCGTTCTGGATCGACGGCGGCAACGCCTCCTCAGGGTCCCACTGCGGGTACCCGAGCCTGCGCCTGGAATGCCGCCGCGAGACGCCGGTGCTGCGGCTCCCGTCGGGGGACTACGCGGTCACCCACATCCTATACAGCGACCGCACCGTCTCCCTCTTCGACCTCGGCGTGTTCTCGCTCTCCAACACCTGCCCGCTCGTCGGCCGCAACCTGTCCCTCCCGTCGGATTCGCCGCTGTCGCTCACGGCCAGGGACGCCAACCTCACCTTCTTCGTGCACTGCTCCTTCGTGGGCATCCCGGCGCACCTCGTGGCGTGCCTCGAGGGCGACGGCAGGCACCACTCGTACGTGttccgcgacggcgacgagctcaCGCCGCACGGGTACGCGGGGCTGTGCCAGGACGTCATCGGCATGCCCGTGCTGCGGAGGTCCCTTCTCGGGGCAgggggcagcagcagcccgcTGGACGCCGTGGTGCCGGCGCTCAACATGGGGTTCGAGCTCAGCTGGAGGCCGGAGACGGAGGGGGAGTGCGGCCAATGCGAGAGGGCCGGCGGACTCTGCGGGCGCCGCCGTGGGTCGGAGCACGGGCCGTGGACCTTCGCGTGCTTCCGGGCTGCGGCGACACCTGCGTGGATTGCTCCAAAATCTCCAAGTGCGCATTCCTTCCTCCTTTTTTATTTGAGGAGATTATTTTGCTCTGTTGcgtttcgttttttttttttttttttggagaggtGTTGCGTTTCGTTCTCCGGATTTCTTTGA